The proteins below are encoded in one region of Micromonospora sp. DSM 45708:
- a CDS encoding response regulator transcription factor encodes MIRVLLADDQDLVRIGLRALVESEDDLTVVGEAADGLAAVAMARRERPDVVLMDVRMPGVDGIEATRRIVGDPALAATRVVVLTTFELDEYVFDALRHGASGFLTKDTRPVELLRAIRLVAEGEALLSPSVTRRVVREFATRPARVPRPHPRLDALTDREREVVGLVGEGLSNAGIAERLVVSPATARTHVSRAMVKLGARDRAQLVVFAYQSGLVVS; translated from the coding sequence ATGATCCGGGTGCTGCTCGCCGACGACCAGGACCTGGTCCGGATCGGCCTGCGCGCGCTGGTGGAGAGCGAGGACGACCTGACCGTCGTCGGGGAGGCCGCGGACGGGCTCGCCGCCGTGGCGATGGCCCGCCGGGAACGCCCGGACGTGGTGCTGATGGACGTGCGGATGCCCGGTGTGGACGGCATCGAGGCGACCCGCCGGATCGTCGGCGATCCGGCGTTGGCGGCCACCCGGGTGGTGGTGCTGACCACGTTCGAGCTGGACGAGTACGTCTTCGACGCGCTCCGGCACGGCGCCAGCGGTTTCCTCACCAAGGACACCCGCCCGGTGGAGCTGCTGCGGGCGATCCGCCTGGTCGCCGAGGGGGAGGCGCTGCTGTCCCCGTCGGTGACCCGCCGGGTGGTCCGGGAGTTCGCCACCCGACCGGCCCGGGTGCCGCGCCCGCATCCCCGGCTCGACGCGTTGACCGACCGGGAACGTGAGGTGGTGGGGCTGGTCGGCGAGGGGTTGAGCAACGCCGGGATCGCCGAGCGGTTGGTGGTCAGTCCGGCGACCGCGCGTACCCACGTCAGCCGGGCCATGGTGAAGCTGGGCGCCCGGGACCGGGCCCAGTTGGTGGTCTTCGCGTACCAGTCGGGCCTGGTCGTCTCCTGA
- a CDS encoding ammonium transporter: MPEAPTIDGGNTVWLLVSTALVLLMTPGLALFYGGLNRSKGVLNMMMMSFSAIGLISVLWWFYGFSVAFGSDVNGLWGDPGAYLGTKTFLAETDLWGATADNPSGIGIPLYVFMAFQMVFAVITVALISGAISDRAKFSGWLLFAFGWATLVYFPVAHWVWGGGIIGAKLHALDFAGGTAVHINAGAAALGVALVLGKRVGWPREGMKPHNIPLVALGAGLLWFGWFGFNAGSELTVDSVAGLAFLNTQLATAAAVLGWLLIERIKDGRPTMVGASSGAVAGLVAITPACGFIAPWAAVLLGLVAGAVCALAISLKYKLGYDDSLDVVGVHFVGGWIGSLWLGFFATNSVNSAIGDVVGASDGLFYGGGVTQLGRQALAGLIVTVWSGGVAWLLAFAIQKTIGFRVSAEAEVDGIDVAEHAESAYDLSPTTGSSTSAFALAGIGGGKPSPEPADEADPSTAPVGEKVAG; the protein is encoded by the coding sequence GTGCCTGAAGCACCGACGATCGACGGCGGCAACACCGTTTGGCTGCTGGTTTCGACCGCTCTCGTGCTGCTCATGACCCCCGGCCTGGCGCTGTTCTACGGCGGCCTCAACAGGTCCAAGGGCGTGCTCAACATGATGATGATGAGCTTCTCGGCCATCGGGCTCATCTCTGTTCTGTGGTGGTTCTACGGTTTCAGCGTCGCGTTCGGCAGCGACGTCAACGGGCTCTGGGGTGACCCGGGCGCCTACCTCGGCACCAAGACGTTCCTCGCCGAGACCGACCTCTGGGGCGCCACGGCGGACAACCCCAGCGGCATCGGCATCCCGCTCTACGTGTTCATGGCGTTCCAGATGGTCTTCGCGGTGATCACCGTCGCGCTGATCAGCGGCGCCATCTCCGACCGGGCCAAGTTCTCCGGCTGGCTGCTCTTCGCGTTCGGCTGGGCCACCCTGGTCTACTTCCCGGTCGCGCACTGGGTGTGGGGCGGCGGCATCATCGGCGCCAAGCTGCACGCGCTGGACTTCGCCGGCGGCACCGCGGTGCACATCAACGCCGGTGCGGCGGCGCTCGGCGTGGCGCTGGTGCTCGGCAAGCGGGTCGGCTGGCCCCGCGAGGGCATGAAGCCGCACAACATCCCGCTTGTCGCGCTCGGCGCCGGTCTGCTCTGGTTCGGCTGGTTCGGCTTCAACGCCGGCTCCGAGCTGACCGTCGACTCGGTGGCCGGCCTGGCGTTCCTCAACACCCAGCTCGCCACCGCCGCGGCGGTGCTCGGCTGGCTGCTGATCGAGCGGATCAAGGACGGCCGGCCGACCATGGTCGGCGCCTCCTCCGGCGCGGTCGCCGGCCTGGTCGCGATCACCCCGGCCTGCGGTTTCATCGCCCCCTGGGCGGCGGTCCTGCTCGGGCTCGTCGCCGGTGCGGTCTGCGCGCTCGCCATCAGTCTGAAGTACAAGCTCGGCTACGACGACTCGCTCGACGTGGTCGGCGTGCACTTCGTCGGCGGCTGGATCGGCTCGCTCTGGCTCGGGTTCTTCGCCACCAACTCCGTCAACAGCGCGATCGGTGACGTGGTCGGCGCCTCCGACGGCCTGTTCTACGGCGGCGGCGTCACCCAGCTCGGCCGGCAGGCGCTGGCCGGTCTGATCGTCACCGTCTGGTCCGGCGGGGTGGCCTGGCTGCTCGCCTTCGCCATCCAGAAGACGATCGGCTTCCGGGTGTCGGCCGAGGCTGAGGTCGACGGCATCGACGTCGCCGAGCACGCGGAGAGCGCGTACGACCTGTCGCCCACCACGGGCAGCAGCACCAGCGCGTTCGCCCTGGCCGGGATCGGCGGCGGCAAGCCGAGCCCGGAGCCCGCCGACGAGGCGGACCCGTCCACCGCGCCGGTGGGCGAGAAGGTCGCCGGTTAA
- the ffh gene encoding signal recognition particle protein, whose product MFDTLSDRLSGIFTKLRGKGRLTDADIDATAREIRMALLEADVALPVVKGFIANVKERARGSEVSQALNPAQQIVKIVNEELINVLGGEGRRLQFAKNPPTVIMLAGLQGSGKTTLAGKLARWLKGQGHQPLLVAADLQRPNAVGQLQVLGGRAGVEVYAPAPGNGVGDPVQVARDSIEHARRAARDIVIVDTAGRLGIDAEMMRQAADIRDAVQPDEVIFVIDAMVGQDAVRTAEAFRDGVGITGVVLSKLDGDARGGAALSVREVTGQPILFASTGEKLEDFDVFHPDRMASRILGMGDVLTLIEQAEAAFDSDQKEKMTAKLMGGETFTLEDFLDQLIAVRRMGPIANVLAMMPGMGQMKDQIAELDDKHFDRVTAIIRSMTPVERTNPKIINGSRRARIANGSGVTVMDVNQLLNRFADAQKMMKQMGGMMGLPGGGRRKATKSPKNKRKGTKGGGGRPRTGAGMPGGFPGGMPQLPPGLDPGDLAGGQGLPPGFKLPKIDFNKLGKGGDKGPR is encoded by the coding sequence GTGTTTGACACCTTGAGTGACCGCCTGTCCGGGATCTTCACCAAGCTCCGCGGCAAGGGGCGGCTCACCGACGCCGACATCGACGCCACCGCACGCGAGATCCGGATGGCGCTGCTGGAGGCCGACGTCGCCCTGCCGGTGGTCAAGGGCTTCATCGCGAACGTCAAGGAGCGGGCCCGCGGGTCCGAGGTCTCCCAGGCGCTCAACCCCGCGCAGCAGATCGTCAAGATCGTCAACGAGGAGCTGATCAACGTCCTCGGCGGCGAGGGGCGGCGGCTCCAGTTCGCCAAGAACCCGCCGACCGTGATCATGCTGGCCGGCCTCCAGGGCTCCGGCAAGACCACCCTCGCCGGCAAGCTGGCCCGCTGGCTCAAGGGCCAGGGCCACCAGCCGCTGCTGGTCGCCGCCGACCTCCAGCGCCCGAACGCCGTCGGGCAGCTCCAGGTGCTCGGCGGCCGGGCCGGCGTCGAGGTGTACGCGCCGGCGCCCGGCAACGGCGTCGGTGACCCGGTGCAGGTGGCCCGCGACTCGATCGAGCACGCCCGCCGCGCCGCCCGCGACATCGTCATCGTGGACACCGCCGGCCGGCTCGGCATCGACGCGGAGATGATGCGGCAGGCCGCGGACATCCGCGACGCCGTCCAGCCGGACGAGGTCATCTTCGTCATCGACGCCATGGTCGGTCAGGACGCGGTCCGTACCGCCGAGGCGTTCCGCGACGGCGTCGGCATCACCGGTGTGGTCCTCTCCAAGCTCGACGGTGACGCCCGCGGTGGTGCCGCGCTCTCCGTCCGGGAGGTCACCGGCCAGCCGATCCTGTTCGCCTCCACCGGCGAGAAGCTGGAGGACTTCGACGTCTTCCACCCCGACCGGATGGCCAGCCGCATCCTCGGCATGGGCGACGTCCTCACGCTGATCGAGCAGGCCGAGGCGGCCTTCGACTCCGATCAGAAGGAGAAGATGACCGCCAAGCTGATGGGCGGGGAGACCTTCACGCTGGAGGACTTCCTCGATCAGCTCATCGCGGTCCGGCGGATGGGGCCGATCGCCAACGTGCTGGCCATGATGCCCGGCATGGGGCAGATGAAGGACCAGATCGCCGAGCTGGACGACAAGCACTTCGACCGGGTCACCGCGATCATCCGGTCGATGACGCCTGTCGAGCGCACCAACCCGAAGATCATCAACGGTTCCCGTCGGGCCCGTATCGCCAACGGCTCCGGCGTCACCGTGATGGACGTCAACCAACTGCTCAACCGCTTCGCCGACGCGCAGAAGATGATGAAGCAGATGGGCGGCATGATGGGCCTGCCCGGCGGCGGCCGGCGCAAGGCGACCAAGTCGCCGAAGAACAAGCGCAAGGGCACGAAGGGCGGCGGCGGTCGGCCGCGTACCGGCGCCGGGATGCCGGGCGGCTTCCCCGGCGGCATGCCGCAGCTCCCGCCGGGCCTGGACCCGGGTGACCTGGCCGGCGGCCAGGGCCTGCCGCCCGGCTTCAAGCTGCCGAAGATCGACTTCAACAAGCTCGGCAAGGGCGGGGACAAGGGCCCGCGCTGA
- a CDS encoding [protein-PII] uridylyltransferase gives MTSLTTATAPGGDGVPVVNEVVGLPGGVGAAARSARADALDAWLCRIFPARPGVALVAVGGLGRRQCAPYGDLDLVLLHAGVPGVDELAAALWYPIWDAGLRLDHSVRTVAEALSVAQDDVKVALGLLDARHVAGDPALTGQLARTATDHWRRTAIRQLPGLRELTAARWEAHGELAFLLEGDLKEAAGGLRDVGILRAIATAGVTDALRPAVHAAHRRLLDTRDALHRQVGRRVDRLVAQERDGVAKLLGVDDGDALLRLTAGDARTVRHALDDAWRAADRLRSGRQRAASGRPVRRPVARDVVEQDGELVLARTAIGARPDPSLSLRVAAAAATTRLPIARATCEWLAAYCPPLPAPWPPTARAALTTLLGAGPGLMPAWETCDRYGLIDGWLPEWTRMRSLPQHNPVHRFTLDRHLVQTAYEASRHARDVERPDLLLLGAFLHDIGKGLPGDHSTVGAPLAEAVATRIGLPPAEAALIGTLVRLHLLLPEVATRRDLSDPKTIAGVAERVGDTGTLELLHALVRADAAATGPAAWSGWKGRLIAELVARVRTTLDTGVVPAPPAPDPALVAGPLPVVHLGEDRVSVAAADRRGLLATVAGCLALHRLEVISADAATVDGRALVECRVQPRYGLAPDPIALSADLRRAVAGDVSVTQRLRGRALAARSGGAAARVVWHREAATDAVLLELRAADAAGLLYRVACALDEAGAQVRAARIATLGGDVVDTFYLVGAGLPDEQRARVEAAVLAAV, from the coding sequence GTGACCTCGTTGACCACGGCCACCGCCCCCGGTGGGGACGGCGTGCCCGTGGTCAACGAGGTCGTCGGCCTGCCCGGGGGCGTCGGCGCGGCGGCCCGCTCCGCCCGCGCCGACGCGCTCGACGCCTGGCTGTGCCGGATCTTCCCGGCCCGTCCCGGCGTCGCGCTGGTCGCCGTGGGCGGGCTCGGCCGCCGCCAGTGCGCCCCCTACGGCGACCTCGACCTGGTGCTGCTGCACGCCGGGGTGCCCGGCGTCGACGAGCTGGCCGCCGCGCTCTGGTATCCGATCTGGGACGCCGGCCTGCGGCTGGACCACTCGGTCCGCACCGTCGCCGAGGCGCTCTCGGTGGCCCAGGACGACGTCAAGGTCGCGCTCGGCCTGCTCGACGCGCGGCACGTGGCCGGCGACCCGGCCCTGACCGGGCAACTCGCCCGCACCGCCACCGACCACTGGCGGCGCACCGCGATCCGGCAGCTCCCCGGGCTGCGCGAGCTCACCGCGGCCCGCTGGGAGGCCCACGGCGAGCTGGCCTTCCTGCTCGAGGGCGACCTCAAGGAGGCCGCCGGCGGGCTGCGCGACGTCGGCATCCTGCGCGCCATCGCCACCGCCGGCGTCACCGACGCGCTGCGTCCCGCCGTGCACGCCGCGCACCGGCGGCTGCTGGACACCCGGGACGCCCTGCACCGACAGGTCGGCCGCCGGGTCGACCGCCTGGTCGCCCAGGAACGCGACGGCGTGGCGAAGCTCCTCGGCGTCGACGACGGCGACGCGCTGCTGCGGCTGACCGCCGGCGACGCGCGGACCGTCCGCCACGCCCTCGACGACGCCTGGCGGGCCGCCGACCGGCTCCGCTCCGGGCGGCAGCGCGCCGCCTCGGGCCGGCCGGTGCGCCGCCCGGTCGCCCGGGACGTCGTCGAGCAGGACGGCGAGCTGGTGCTCGCCCGGACCGCCATCGGGGCCCGCCCCGACCCCAGCCTGTCGCTGCGGGTGGCCGCCGCGGCGGCCACCACCCGGCTGCCCATCGCACGCGCCACCTGCGAGTGGCTGGCCGCGTACTGCCCGCCGCTGCCCGCGCCCTGGCCGCCGACCGCCCGGGCCGCGCTGACCACCCTGCTCGGCGCGGGTCCCGGCCTGATGCCCGCCTGGGAAACCTGCGACCGGTACGGGCTGATCGACGGCTGGCTGCCCGAGTGGACCCGGATGCGCAGCCTGCCCCAGCACAACCCGGTGCACCGGTTCACCCTCGACCGGCACCTGGTGCAGACCGCGTACGAGGCCAGCCGGCACGCCCGCGACGTGGAACGACCGGACCTGCTGCTGCTCGGCGCGTTCCTGCACGACATCGGCAAGGGACTGCCTGGCGACCACTCGACAGTCGGGGCGCCGCTGGCCGAGGCGGTGGCCACCCGGATCGGGCTGCCCCCGGCCGAGGCGGCGCTGATCGGCACGCTGGTCCGGCTGCACCTGCTGCTGCCCGAGGTGGCCACCCGGCGGGACCTGTCCGACCCGAAGACCATCGCCGGTGTCGCCGAGCGGGTCGGCGACACCGGCACGCTGGAACTGCTGCACGCCCTGGTCCGGGCGGACGCCGCCGCCACCGGCCCGGCCGCCTGGTCCGGCTGGAAGGGTCGGCTGATCGCCGAGCTGGTCGCCCGGGTGCGCACCACGCTGGACACCGGCGTGGTGCCCGCCCCGCCGGCCCCCGACCCGGCGCTGGTCGCCGGCCCGCTGCCGGTCGTACACCTGGGGGAGGACCGGGTGTCGGTGGCCGCGGCCGACCGGCGCGGGCTGCTCGCCACGGTGGCCGGGTGCCTGGCCCTGCACCGGCTGGAAGTGATCTCCGCGGACGCCGCCACGGTGGACGGCCGGGCCCTGGTCGAGTGCCGGGTGCAGCCGCGCTACGGGCTCGCCCCCGACCCGATCGCGCTCAGCGCCGACCTGCGCCGTGCGGTGGCCGGCGACGTCTCGGTCACCCAGCGGCTGCGCGGCCGGGCGCTCGCCGCCCGCAGCGGGGGCGCCGCGGCCCGCGTGGTCTGGCACCGGGAGGCGGCCACCGACGCGGTGCTGCTGGAGCTGCGCGCGGCGGACGCGGCCGGCCTGCTCTACCGGGTCGCCTGCGCGCTCGACGAGGCCGGCGCCCAGGTGCGCGCCGCCCGGATCGCCACCCTCGGCGGCGACGTGGTGGACACGTTCTACCTGGTCGGCGCCGGGTTGCCGGATGAGCAGCGGGCCCGCGTCGAGGCCGCCGTGCTCGCCGCCGTGTGA
- a CDS encoding amidohydrolase family protein gives MALHVRGVFLPDDEVRDVWLVGDRVTFEPVPDAETVADGGFVLPGLTDAHCHIGIARGGAPITGLDQARELARIDRDAGVLAIRDAGSPYPYPELEDEPELPRLARAGRHVAPPRRYLRDIGVEVDAAEVAATVAAQAAAGNGWVKLVGDWIDRGVGDLAPAWDADTMTAAVAAAHAAGVRAAVHTFSESAVEIMVRAGVDSVEHGTGLSVDLIDLMARQGTALVPTMINIRTFGHIAEQARPKFPGYADHMLTLRDRFPDVVRAAHEAGVPIYVGTDAGGGIDHGLAAEEMLLLHEQAGMSAEDVLAAASWRAREWLGFPGLVEGGLADLVVYAEDPRRDLRVVRTPRRIVLRGRVIH, from the coding sequence ATGGCTCTGCATGTGCGCGGTGTGTTCCTTCCCGACGACGAGGTCCGGGACGTCTGGCTGGTCGGCGACCGGGTCACCTTCGAACCGGTGCCCGACGCCGAGACGGTGGCCGACGGCGGCTTCGTCCTACCCGGCCTGACCGATGCGCACTGCCACATCGGCATCGCCCGGGGCGGCGCGCCGATCACCGGCCTCGACCAGGCGCGGGAGCTGGCCCGGATCGACCGGGACGCGGGCGTGCTGGCGATCCGGGACGCCGGCTCGCCGTACCCGTACCCGGAGTTGGAGGACGAGCCGGAACTGCCGCGACTGGCCCGCGCCGGCCGCCACGTCGCGCCGCCCAGGCGCTACCTGCGCGACATCGGCGTGGAGGTCGACGCGGCGGAGGTGGCCGCCACCGTGGCCGCGCAGGCCGCCGCCGGCAACGGCTGGGTCAAGCTGGTCGGCGACTGGATCGACAGGGGCGTGGGCGACCTGGCGCCGGCCTGGGACGCCGACACCATGACCGCGGCGGTCGCCGCCGCGCACGCCGCCGGGGTGCGCGCCGCGGTGCACACGTTCTCCGAGTCGGCCGTGGAGATCATGGTGCGGGCCGGCGTGGACTCGGTGGAGCACGGCACCGGGCTGAGCGTCGACCTGATCGACCTGATGGCCCGGCAGGGCACCGCGCTGGTCCCCACGATGATCAACATCCGGACGTTCGGCCACATCGCGGAGCAGGCCCGACCCAAGTTCCCCGGGTACGCCGACCACATGCTCACCCTGCGCGACCGCTTCCCCGACGTGGTACGCGCCGCGCACGAGGCCGGCGTGCCGATCTACGTGGGCACCGACGCGGGCGGCGGCATCGACCACGGGCTCGCGGCCGAGGAGATGCTGCTGCTGCACGAGCAGGCCGGCATGTCCGCCGAGGACGTGCTGGCCGCCGCCTCCTGGCGGGCCCGGGAGTGGCTCGGCTTCCCCGGCCTGGTCGAGGGCGGCCTCGCCGACCTGGTGGTCTACGCCGAGGATCCGCGCCGCGACCTGCGGGTCGTCCGGACACCCCGCCGGATCGTGCTGCGCGGCCGGGTAATCCACTGA
- a CDS encoding P-II family nitrogen regulator, whose product MKLVTAVIKPYQLDAVKEALHALGVAGLTVSEVQGYGRQKGHTEVYRGAEYTVEFLPKIRVEVLTDEMDVDKIVDAIVGAARTGKIGDGKVWVTGVEEVVRVRTGERGLDAL is encoded by the coding sequence ATGAAGCTGGTGACCGCGGTCATCAAGCCGTACCAGTTGGACGCGGTGAAGGAGGCCCTGCACGCCCTCGGCGTGGCCGGGCTGACCGTCAGCGAGGTCCAGGGCTACGGCCGGCAGAAGGGGCACACCGAGGTCTACCGGGGTGCGGAGTACACGGTCGAGTTCCTGCCCAAGATCCGGGTCGAGGTGCTCACCGACGAGATGGACGTCGACAAGATCGTGGACGCCATCGTCGGTGCCGCCCGGACCGGCAAGATCGGCGACGGGAAGGTCTGGGTGACAGGCGTCGAGGAGGTCGTCCGGGTGCGTACCGGCGAGCGCGGGCTCGACGCGCTCTGA
- a CDS encoding ABC transporter ATP-binding protein → MNLPVQTEGLTKRYGGLTAVRNLDLTVRAGEVYGFLGPNGAGKTTTLRMLLGLVRPSAGTVRLLGRTPGAGRLTGVGALIEGPAFYPYLSGRDNLRVLARYAGVGADRVAAVLDLVDLADRAGDRYVGYSLGMKQRLGVAAALLKDPRLLILDEPTNGLDPAGMADMRTLIRRLGAAGSTVLVSSHLLGEVEQVCDRVGVIARGALVAEGGVDELRGAAGLRLLADPLDEAASRVRELVGADRVRVVDGGLELAVEPERAAWLNAELVGAGLAVRELRPRERDLEQVFFDLVERGTADVA, encoded by the coding sequence ATGAACCTGCCAGTGCAGACCGAAGGGCTCACCAAACGGTACGGCGGCCTGACCGCCGTACGGAATCTCGACCTGACCGTGCGGGCCGGCGAGGTGTACGGCTTCCTCGGCCCCAACGGGGCCGGCAAGACCACCACGCTGCGCATGCTGCTCGGCCTGGTCCGGCCCAGCGCCGGCACGGTGCGGCTGCTCGGCCGCACGCCCGGCGCCGGCCGGCTCACCGGCGTCGGCGCGCTGATCGAGGGGCCGGCCTTCTACCCGTACCTGTCCGGCCGGGACAACCTGCGGGTGCTGGCCCGCTACGCCGGCGTCGGCGCGGACCGGGTCGCGGCGGTGCTCGACCTGGTCGACCTCGCCGACCGGGCGGGCGACCGGTACGTCGGCTACTCGTTGGGCATGAAGCAGCGGCTCGGGGTGGCCGCCGCGCTACTGAAGGACCCACGCCTGCTGATCCTGGACGAGCCCACGAACGGCCTGGACCCGGCCGGCATGGCGGACATGCGGACGCTGATCCGGCGGCTCGGCGCGGCCGGGTCGACGGTGCTGGTCTCCAGTCACCTGCTCGGCGAGGTCGAGCAGGTCTGCGACCGGGTCGGGGTGATCGCCCGTGGCGCGCTGGTGGCCGAGGGCGGCGTCGACGAGCTGCGCGGCGCGGCCGGGTTGCGGCTGCTCGCCGACCCGCTGGACGAGGCGGCGAGCCGCGTCCGGGAACTCGTCGGCGCGGACCGGGTACGCGTCGTCGACGGCGGGCTGGAACTGGCGGTCGAGCCGGAGCGGGCGGCCTGGCTGAACGCCGAGCTGGTCGGCGCCGGGCTCGCCGTGCGCGAGCTGCGGCCCCGCGAGCGGGACCTGGAGCAGGTCTTCTTCGACCTGGTGGAGAGAGGAACGGCCGATGTCGCGTAG
- a CDS encoding sensor histidine kinase, with protein MERGRGDRRRWLLDGLLALALLVIGLVGTAPAGLNQGVHAGPVAYPPVVVAALAVAVRRRFPLPALAVVAAATTAYLMLGQPYGPILLSFFVAVYAVAAHRPVRTAGVAGVVALAALVGYVFVGVRPPGPVGLMPVAAWVVVPFAVGVTVRLSREAAARSRTDEARRLADAERLRVAREVHDVVGHGLAAIHLQAEVALHLLARRPEQAEAALTAISRTSKEALDELRVTLTVVRREEVTDERAPVPGLAQLGHLRERLAGAGVPVTVEATGEPRPLPVAVDLAAYRVAQEALTNVLRHAGAATAAVRVGYAPGAVTVEVTDTGRGGPAPAGRPAGSGLAGMRERVTALGGTFDAGPAASGGFRVHATLPTREVT; from the coding sequence GTGGAGCGCGGGCGCGGTGACCGGCGGCGGTGGCTGCTCGACGGGCTGCTCGCCCTGGCGCTGCTGGTGATCGGGCTGGTCGGCACCGCGCCGGCCGGCCTGAACCAGGGCGTGCACGCCGGGCCGGTCGCCTACCCGCCGGTCGTGGTGGCGGCGCTCGCGGTGGCGGTGCGCCGACGCTTTCCGCTGCCCGCCCTGGCCGTGGTCGCCGCCGCGACCACCGCGTACCTGATGCTCGGTCAGCCGTACGGCCCGATCCTGCTGTCCTTCTTCGTCGCGGTCTACGCGGTGGCCGCGCACCGGCCGGTCCGGACCGCGGGGGTGGCCGGCGTGGTCGCGCTGGCGGCGCTCGTGGGCTACGTGTTCGTCGGCGTGCGCCCGCCCGGCCCGGTCGGTCTGATGCCGGTCGCCGCCTGGGTGGTGGTGCCGTTCGCGGTCGGGGTCACCGTGCGGCTGAGCCGGGAGGCCGCCGCCCGGAGCCGGACCGACGAGGCACGCCGGTTGGCCGACGCGGAGCGGCTGCGGGTGGCCCGGGAGGTGCACGACGTGGTGGGCCACGGGCTCGCCGCGATCCACCTCCAGGCCGAGGTCGCGCTGCACCTGCTGGCCCGCCGGCCCGAGCAGGCCGAGGCGGCGCTCACCGCGATCAGCCGGACCAGCAAGGAGGCGCTCGACGAGTTACGGGTCACGCTCACCGTGGTCCGCCGCGAGGAGGTGACCGACGAGCGCGCGCCGGTGCCGGGGCTGGCGCAGCTCGGGCACCTGCGGGAGCGGCTGGCCGGCGCCGGGGTGCCGGTCACCGTCGAGGCCACCGGGGAACCGCGCCCGCTGCCGGTGGCGGTGGACCTGGCCGCCTACCGGGTGGCGCAGGAGGCGCTGACCAACGTGCTGCGCCACGCCGGTGCGGCCACCGCCGCGGTCCGCGTCGGGTACGCGCCGGGCGCGGTCACCGTCGAGGTCACCGACACCGGCCGGGGCGGGCCCGCGCCGGCGGGCCGACCCGCCGGCTCCGGCCTGGCCGGCATGCGCGAACGGGTCACCGCGCTCGGCGGTACGTTCGACGCCGGGCCGGCCGCGTCCGGCGGTTTCCGGGTGCACGCCACGCTGCCCACGCGGGAGGTCACATGA
- a CDS encoding ABC transporter permease: protein MSRSFRAELVKLVRRPAAWLLLAITLALSLIFTYLFPYAGAAGGADGPNTDRALPAMFPDHLVGNSLGGLPVFLGAILLILGVLTVGGEYGWGTWKTVLTQGPSRLEVYAGKLLALALAALAVVLAVFAVGAVAAVLIATAEAQPVRWPSAGDLLTGVGAGWLIATMWAMLGAVLAVALRAVALPVGLGLVWMLAVQNLLAAIAAPLVDWVATAQRGLPGPNAGALAAALGAPGDTPGVAATVGGGQAAVVVCAYLLGFAALGAALLRRRDIG, encoded by the coding sequence ATGTCGCGTAGTTTCCGCGCCGAACTGGTCAAGCTGGTCCGGCGGCCGGCCGCCTGGCTGCTGCTGGCCATCACCCTGGCGCTGTCGCTGATCTTCACCTACCTCTTCCCGTACGCCGGGGCGGCCGGTGGCGCCGACGGCCCGAACACGGACCGGGCGCTGCCCGCCATGTTCCCCGACCACCTGGTCGGCAACTCGCTCGGCGGACTGCCGGTCTTCCTCGGCGCGATCCTGCTGATCCTCGGCGTGCTCACGGTGGGCGGCGAGTACGGCTGGGGCACCTGGAAGACCGTGCTCACCCAGGGGCCTTCCCGGCTCGAGGTGTACGCCGGCAAGCTGCTCGCCCTCGCGCTCGCCGCGCTGGCCGTGGTGCTCGCCGTGTTCGCGGTGGGCGCGGTGGCCGCCGTGCTCATCGCGACCGCCGAGGCGCAGCCGGTGCGCTGGCCGTCGGCCGGTGACCTGCTGACCGGTGTCGGCGCGGGGTGGCTCATCGCGACGATGTGGGCGATGCTCGGTGCCGTGCTCGCGGTCGCGTTGCGCGCGGTGGCGCTGCCGGTCGGGCTGGGTCTGGTGTGGATGCTCGCCGTGCAGAACCTGCTCGCCGCGATCGCCGCCCCGCTCGTCGACTGGGTGGCGACCGCCCAGCGGGGGCTGCCGGGCCCGAACGCCGGGGCACTGGCGGCGGCGCTGGGCGCGCCCGGGGACACCCCGGGAGTGGCGGCCACCGTCGGCGGCGGGCAGGCGGCCGTGGTGGTGTGCGCGTACCTGCTGGGTTTCGCGGCGCTCGGCGCGGCGTTGCTGCGTCGGCGGGACATCGGCTGA